The genomic region AAATGAGTTTGCATCTTTATTTAGTGAGGACCTGACAAGTTTTGAAGGAGCTACTATCGAAATAGATTTATTCATACCAGTATATAATTCTATTGGTAAAGTTTATTCAATGATAGAAGGGACTCCCTTTTATGTAGAAATGGACTCTATTATCAAGCAGAGAGTTACGTTAGAAATAGCTGGAATTCTAACGGGGAGTAATATGGGTATTGAAACGATTTATAGTAACCCAATATATGTATCCCAAGAAACCCTTTCAAAGTATATTGCAGAAAATCAAAGAGATGAAGAAATAATAACTTATGTAAAAACAATTGATGAAGATAGCTCAATTAGTGTGATTAAATCTTTAGATCCTTTTGAAGGATATGAACGTGTTGTTGTTGAAACAGGTCCTTGGGAACCTTCATTATATACTATTATTTGTGAAAGTGTTGTTGATGTACCAGAAGTAACTGAAATTCTAAATGAAGCAGGTTTTAATGCATATAGTAGTTGGAGTGAAGTAAGTAGTTTGTATGATATGGAAGAGAACAATAATTCGATAGTAAGTATTTTCTTGGCTATTTGTGCAGTTGTTATCCTTATTGTAAATATTGGAATTAAGGCAAATAATCGAAAAGATGAAAAAAGTTATAGTCAGTTTTTATTTGATCAATTATATTCAAAGCAAGAAATAAGGATGATAAAGATACGAAAACACATGTATTTCTTTTTTTGCAGAACAATTCAAGCAATTATTTCTATCTCGTGTTTTATTACATTCCTTAGTTATACTACCTACTTGCCTATAGAAATAAATAAAATAACGGTTCTAATGATAGTAACGATTTTATTTGTTTTAGAGGTTGTAGTCCCATTAATCGTAGAAGGGAAGATAAAAAATGATAAAGTTAACTAATATTCATATAGAGTTTGATAAAGTATTACTAGATAATGAAAACTTAGAAATATATGATCATGAAATAACCCTACTTTATGGAAAAAGTGGTTCAGGTAAAACAACATTGTTGTATCGTGTTGGATTACTATCATCCAATGAGCAAGAGTATATATATAAGGATATTGATATAACTCATTTTAGTGACAAACAAAAAAGTAATCTAAGACAAATGAATATAGGATATGTTATACAAGAGAGTAGTCTGTTTGAACAATATGATGTGCTTGGTAATATGAAACTGTGTGCTAGTTTTACAGGTAAATCATACACAAAAGAAGAATATCAAAAAATCCTAGATAAATTACGCTTGGAAATTGAGTTTGAACAACCTATACAAACTTTATCTGGGGGAGAAAAACAACGATTAGCTATTGCATGTGCATTATGCAAAGATGTGGAAATTTTAATATTAGATGAACCAACGAGTGCTTTAGACAGTTATAATGCACAAATAATCTTCGAAATACTAGAGGAATTAAAAAAAGAAAAAACGATTCTATTAGTAAGTCATGATGATCGTGCTAAAGAATATTCTGATCGCATTTATAATCTGGAAGATAAACACTTGTATTTAGAAAAGGAAACTAGTGCAAAAAGTGAAATGAGATTAACAAAACTTAAGTATACGTATGCCTTTACTTTTTATAAAAAATATATCAGTTATTTTTTTAATGCATATAAGGGATTTAGTTTATTTATGACATGTTTATTTTTTCTATCTTCTTTTTTAGTATGTAGTTCATTGCTTTATATTGATGAGTTGACAAATGAGAATATACAACTTATCAAGGATACATCCATCAATCAATTGTTTGTGCAAGTAGATAATGAGACGCTAGATTACCTAGAAAATAGTGATTACGTAGAAAGAATCTATCCTTATACAGAGATGAAAGTAGGCGTAGACGGAACATATTATGATGTATATCCTTATTATAATCAAGATAGTGTTATTGATTCCTTAGAAGTAAAGCTAAATAATGAAGGGGATACTTATACTAGCAGTGAGGTGTACAAAAGTATCTTTAATTCAACTCAATCTACTAGTGAGGTAATGACCTTTGATTTTGTTGTACAAGTGGATGATGAATTTGTTGAGTTTGAATACGACATAGAAGTAGGAGGTTTTTTAAAAGAAAGTACAAACAGTTATTATGGGAGTGATGACTTCCTTTATGTATCAGAGGAGCTTTTTCAAGAGTTAATGGATTTGAGTGGAGTACAAACATATGAATACTATACTGTATTTACTACGGACTATGATGCATTAATTTTCACTATTCATATTTTTGAGGAAAATAATTTGTATGTGGAAAGCGGGTTTAATAATATTGAATTGATAGACTACGTTATAAAAGAAATGAATACATTATGTATGCAGTTATTAATTATCATATTTGTAGTATCAGCATTTTTTATAACTATTTTACAAGTAAACTATTTTTATAAACGAAATATTGAATTTTCTTTATTAAAGATAAATGGATTAAATAATAGGAATATACTACTGTTAGTATTCTATGAGTTATGTAGTAAAGCTATTATTTCATCACTTCTTTCTATTCCTTTATTTATTGTAATAAATGTTATTATAGGACAAGGAGTTTCCAAGTTTTTCTATTTTATATTTATTAACATTATATTTATGATATTTATTATAACAAGTAGTATGTTTTTTAATTATTTATATATTAAGAAGTTGAATTTACAAGAAATATTGCGAACATAAGAAATGTTTTATAAGATTTTTAGAAACTAGAAATATATTGATTTATTGGATAAGATTAGTGATTATTTAAAAATTATAATCAGAAAAATGTTATTGACCTATAAATACGTTGCAATAGCTTCTTCTAATGATAATATGGAAGATACGTTAGATTATTTATACTTACTGTCTAGTGATGAAACACTAGTATCTCTCTTACTAGCAATGTATGATGATGGTACTTTAGGTGACTATGGATTAGGTAATAGTTACTTAATAGAAGAGGATATTAATAATCTTTTAACAACACCATATCCAGAGAACTTTAGTGTAGAAAGTCATAGTGAGTATTTAGAAACCTTTGAATTATCAACAATATTTAATCAAACAATTTGTTATGATGAATATCTAGATGAATTACTCCCATATTTACCATACCATTATTTTCTGATACCAGGTTCTTATGAATCTTCAAGTGGTGATTGGATAGATGTTGATAAATATAATAACTATATGGATATTGATTTATTGTATGAGATTAGAGATTATTTAAATCTTTGTATCGACTAAAATAACAAGACTTTTTCAAATAAATATTGCTTTATTATAGGGCATTTCATTCGTGACCATCCAACTTACAAACCAAGGAAATTATTTATATTTTAAAATGAGTTTAGATGGTAATTACGAAATTACTATTCCTGACTTTAAGTCTGAACAATTAAAAGCACAAGAATATTTTCATGAAGATGATCAAACGATCATAAAATTATTATATCAAGAAACTACAATTGCTTAGAGGTATATTTATAAAGTTAACGTGAGGTAAATTGATTAACATTATTTTCTAGTTATGAGTTGACAACTATCTTCCCTTTTTGAAATTAATACTACGAGATTCTGTTCAGTCAAATATATAGCACAATAGTTTTAAGTGCCAAAATAGCCCTTAGGCTATTTAAAGACCAGGCTTTTCTTAAGTAAATTTGATATACCTTTTTTTAGAAGTTCTTTTCATATTTACAGGTATAATATTGATATCTATACTGATTTAAGATAAAAGGAATTATCGAAGGTGCTAATACAGGAGATTTTAAAGAGGCAGTAAGAAAAGCAGAAGATAGCAAAGCAGAGTTCAATGATGGAGAGGAAAAATATAATCTTTTGAATATTTCTTAGTAGAAGGTAACATCATTTTTGAGAACTTAGAAAAAAATCTAACATCCACTAAATAATGAATAAAAGTAACTATTTTGTTAATAAGCTATACTTATTAACTATTAGTTACGTATCAATCGTAATGGAGGAAATATGATTGATAGAATTTTAATAAAAACAGAAAAGAATCTTATAACCATATTTTCGCATTTAAAACACAAGAA from Tannockella kyphosi harbors:
- a CDS encoding ATP-binding cassette domain-containing protein, encoding MIKLTNIHIEFDKVLLDNENLEIYDHEITLLYGKSGSGKTTLLYRVGLLSSNEQEYIYKDIDITHFSDKQKSNLRQMNIGYVIQESSLFEQYDVLGNMKLCASFTGKSYTKEEYQKILDKLRLEIEFEQPIQTLSGGEKQRLAIACALCKDVEILILDEPTSALDSYNAQIIFEILEELKKEKTILLVSHDDRAKEYSDRIYNLEDKHLYLEKETSAKSEMRLTKLKYTYAFTFYKKYISYFFNAYKGFSLFMTCLFFLSSFLVCSSLLYIDELTNENIQLIKDTSINQLFVQVDNETLDYLENSDYVERIYPYTEMKVGVDGTYYDVYPYYNQDSVIDSLEVKLNNEGDTYTSSEVYKSIFNSTQSTSEVMTFDFVVQVDDEFVEFEYDIEVGGFLKESTNSYYGSDDFLYVSEELFQELMDLSGVQTYEYYTVFTTDYDALIFTIHIFEENNLYVESGFNNIELIDYVIKEMNTLCMQLLIIIFVVSAFFITILQVNYFYKRNIEFSLLKINGLNNRNILLLVFYELCSKAIISSLLSIPLFIVINVIIGQGVSKFFYFIFINIIFMIFIITSSMFFNYLYIKKLNLQEILRT